In the Streptomyces sp. 3214.6 genome, TCCGCTGCTGGGCGCCCGCCCGACAGCAGGTACCGGCCTGAGCACACCCCGAGCACCCGGCGGCCCACCGCCCGCCCAGCCACGAAAACAGCCCCGAGCCCGACTCTGGACTTACTCCAATTCGAGATCAGCTCTAAAGTCACACCCATTCGGGACCTGGTCCGGCTAGCTGTTAGGCTGGAATCATGAGTGACCTTCTGGAACGGCTGCGCGGGCGCGGATGGCGTATGACCGCGCAGCGGCGCGTCGTGGCCGAGGTGCTCGACGGCGAACACGTCCACCTGACCGCCGAGGAAGTGCACGCCAGGGCTGTCGTCCGGCTGCCCGAGATCTCCCGGGCGACCGTCTACAACACACTCGGCGAGCTGGTCTCCCTCGGCGAGGTGCTCGAGGTCGCCACCGACAAACGAGCCAAGCGCTACGACCCGAACGCACACCGCCCGCACCACCACCTGGTGTGCGCCCAGTGCGGCGCGATCAAGGACGTCCACCCGAGCGGCAACCCGCTGGCCGACCTCCCCGACTCGGAACGCTTCGGGTTCGCGGTCTCGGACGTCGAGGTGACGTACCGCGGCATCTGCCCGGCCTGCGCGGCGGCGTAACACCCCGGGGGTTCGGCGCGACGGGTTCCCCCTTGCTGCGCATCGCGGGGGGGCCCGAGCCCGCTGTCCGACGACGTGGACGCGGGGGTGGCCCTGCTGCGGGCCTGCATCCGCACGGTGAACACGTACTTCGTCTCGGACTACAAGAAGGACCCGGCGATCGTCGCCTACCTGGCGAAGCTCCTGAAGATCGACGAGGCACACGACTGAGGGCCGGAACCCTTTCGGATTCCGGCCCCCGGCCTTCAGTAGCGGGGACAGGATTTGAACCTGCGACCTCTGGGTTATGAGCCCAGCGAGCTACCGAGCTGCTCCACCCCGCGTCGATGAATGCAACGTTACGTGAAGCCAACCCACAAAGGCAAATCAATAAGCCGGACCCCCACCTGCACCTACATTTCGCAGGCCAGGACAGACAGCCGACCCGCCACCTCAGCCGGCCCCGCACAACCAGTCGGTCCCGCAACCAGCCCGTCCGGCGCTTGAGGACGAGGCCCCTTCAGGGCCGACAGCAGGGGTCTGGGGGCGGCAGCCCCAGGGCACGGGGCCGCAACCCCGGGTTCCACTCACCCGCGCGGCCAGGGCACCGTAACGGCAGAGTCAGGCGGACAGCTCTTCCCGCAGCGCGTCCCGCAGCCGTGCCGCCCGCTCGGCCACCTCCGCCGGCCCGAGCGACACCGCCCGGTCCGCCCACCGCTGCCCCTCCGCCAGCTCACCGCGACGCGCGTAGACCAGGGCGAGCCGCAACGCCGCCCGCCCATGCCCGGCGTCGGCCGCCCGCGTCCACCACACGGCGGCCTCGGGCTCACTCCCCTCCCGCGCGAGCAGCAGCCCGAGGTTGAAGGCCCCGTTGCGCGACCCGGCCTCGGCGGCCGTGCGGTACCACCGGGCCGCCTCCACCACGTCACCCCGGGCGGCGGCCAGCATGCCGACCCGTACCTGCGCCCGCCGATGTC is a window encoding:
- a CDS encoding Fur family transcriptional regulator translates to MSDLLERLRGRGWRMTAQRRVVAEVLDGEHVHLTAEEVHARAVVRLPEISRATVYNTLGELVSLGEVLEVATDKRAKRYDPNAHRPHHHLVCAQCGAIKDVHPSGNPLADLPDSERFGFAVSDVEVTYRGICPACAAA